The Plantactinospora sp. KBS50 sequence ACTGATTCCCTCGCGGTCCGCGGGTGACCGGGGACCGACTTTCCCCCACGTGGGAGGGCGCGCAACGGCGTGGCCCGACATCAACCACAGGAGCACAGCAGACATGCAACGCAGCAAGAGCTACCGCAAGGCCGCCGAGGCCATCGACAAGGACCGGCTGTACACGCCGGCCGAGGCCGTGAAGCTGGCCAAGGAGACCACCACCGCCAAGTTCGACGCCACGGTCGAGGTCGCGATGCGCCTCGGCGTCGACCCGCGGAAGGCGGACCAGATGGTCCGCGGCACGGTCAACCTGCCGCACGGTACGGGCAAGACCGCCCGGGTGATCGTCTTCGCGGCGGGCGCCAAGGCCGACGAGGCCGTGGCCGCCGGCGCCGACGAGGTCGGCACCGACGAGTTGGTCGCCCGGATCCAGGGCGGTTGGCTGGACTTCGACGCGGCCATCGCCACCCCGGACCAGATGGCCAAGATCGGTCGGATCGCGCGGATCCTGGGCCCGCGCGGTCTGATGCCGAACCCGAAGA is a genomic window containing:
- the rplA gene encoding 50S ribosomal protein L1, translated to MQRSKSYRKAAEAIDKDRLYTPAEAVKLAKETTTAKFDATVEVAMRLGVDPRKADQMVRGTVNLPHGTGKTARVIVFAAGAKADEAVAAGADEVGTDELVARIQGGWLDFDAAIATPDQMAKIGRIARILGPRGLMPNPKTGTVTMDVTKAVQDIKGGKITFRVDKHSNLHLIIGKASFSTEQLLDNYIAVLEEVLRVKPSAAKGKYLKKVTLTTTMGPGVPVDPNLVKNLREVPVPA